GGGCGCTTCATCGGATGATCCTTGGTTGGCTTAGGCCAACTCGGACGGAGTCTGGAACAAGGCCCGATGGAAAGGAATAGGGGCAGCGGGTGCCTCTCTTAGTGTgccggtgttagagtgtatactaaaagtctagcttttggtataaacatttatctagaaataagaatcacattggtcaaatgactacatttatgataaatgtagttgttcaattaatttatattgtagataacatggtgtgtggtgtcacacacagaagatcatgttatcagtaccttataaattataaacagtagctcacgaccaagatggaaaggaacaaaccattggaaggtcgtagtgtaattaggtattagtttatcttaactatataattacactagtacacttaaagtgtattgagtaggaccatttgaggtcgttccttttatactgacttaataaaggaacaaagacctcagttattatggaagcgtgtgctcttaatcctaatataataacaagcacatatatttgatatttatttctttaatttatcaatgggtgagatttagttcgataaatcaataagcccgataagttgggaaatgatatcacttatagtgtgtgttgttgattatagaaggaaactgtgtcctagtgatctaggttgagaatgtccccaagaggagcttataaggattgtcatgttaaaccctgcaggtggacttagtccgacatgacgatgaagttgagtggtactactcttggagctagatattaattaagcgagttgtcagtaacttatttaattagtggacatttgttatcttaaacacagggagactaacacactcatgataagaaggagcccaaaatataatttgggattggtgcggtagttcaataatagttctctagtggaatgaattattattgataaaattaagttgtgtgttcggggcgagcacgggatgcttaattttatcaggagaccaaaaccaattcctcctctcggtccctatcgtagcctcttaattatagagtactatacccacctatacccaccttcttacccatcctataggggccgaccaagctagcttggagactaagctagggccggccatgggtatgttcatgggtgaattcatgtggccgaccctattaaataaaaaggaattttaaaaattttcttatgtggataatataatttaaaagagagtttaaaaatttaaatccttccttttataagattctacaaaagattaagagaagagttaaaatctctttccttatttgtagattaaaaggttgattttaattttggtaaaaactttccttttaattatattcatgatttaaaagaaagtttaaaaataaaaaattctcttttattagtttctacaaaagattaagaaaagatttaatatctttccttatttgtagattgaaaggagattttaatttttagagataacttttctttttagaaattatccacatgtttaaaagaaagattttaatttataaaatttctttttattaaccaatcatgaagggattaaaattattggagaaatttttataaatttctagaaacaaattaggaagttttaattaaaactctccttgttttggggagaagagtggccggccattataatttgaaaagagaaaaatattttaattaaataaattttccttttcaatggcaaaagaattaaggaagtttttattaaattttctttatttgccaagaccaaggattataaaagaggggatagaggaggcttcaaggtgaacgactctattctatttttcctctcttttctccttgggtgtggccgaccctttctttcctctcctctcctttgtgtggccgaaaccttctcatggtggagatagctttggtggccggatctaagaaggagaagaagaagagaaaagaagcctcttttttagcatcccttggagcatggtggtggtggccgaacctcttcatcctaggagaagttttgatggccgaaacttgtaaggaagaagaaggtgcttggtggttctcatctcggaagatcgttgcccacacaacgtccgaggttagaagaggaatacggtagaagatcaagaggtttttctacaaggtataactagtaatttttctttccgcatcatactagttatttatggaaataataccaaatacaagaggcttacgattctagaatttcgaatatgtttttcgatgttgtgttcttttgttttttcttttccttgtgatttgattgttcttttcggttaacctaaagttattttaggaaattaaatattagctttctataaaaggttttgtctagtcggtggtggttgctcccatatccaagaaggccgtgtgcctcgccacgtcagtactgggaaccaattatggaaattaatatttaatggaattaataacttaaggtgatttgggtcgaacgtgttaagttccgcaggagacccaagtcaaaacctaaaagaacaaatagattaagttttggatcaaacgtgttaagttccgcaggcgatccaaaatttaatttaaaagaacacatggtagctaggaaaaggttcagacctttgtacaaaatttttgtacagtggaacctctaggttttccgagtagcaaccaacagccggTCTGCGCTCTATTCTGCGCCCACGTAGAAAATTGCTCTGGTCGGTCTTCTAGTGCCGCTCGACCCCCTGATGCCGAGGTGGCCTGCTGTGCCAACCGCTCGGCATGAGTCTTTTGCTACTGCCCCACTATCTTCGCTGCTCGCGCCTGGATGagtgcgtcgagctcctcttgggagagcgtcacggtatgttgacgtccagcttcttccatcttctccgctcggattcaggtgcgttcccacagacgacgccaatttgatcctgtccgggcGTTGAGtcgacgaacgctggggatgtggcgctcttgTTGACGGCATATGAACCTCCAACTGATGTGAGCCTCCGGTGAGAACCTGCAAACACAAAATCGAGTTgggaaagggttcccggcgacgaccctccgacgctcaagtcaactcTGGCGAGAAGGAATCGAAACAGCGTAACGAGGCCAAGAGCCacagtagatgagaatgcatacctccatcgaaggttgggggcccttatatagggcttcccggaggcgcgtgcacgctcttcgaagcgtgcacgcttctcaaagcatacctagaaatggtcgtgtcagaaaagtgcgcctgacaccatacctcaaccgtccgagtatatctctgacgtgacagtggaaacttccaccgtatgatcctctATCCGATCCGGGCGCCAACCATGCTATTTGTCAGCGACTCATGTCTCGAGAGGGATATCACCGACTGCCTCCTTTGTCCTTTTCTGCTCCTTTTTGTCTGTTGCTAGCCTGTCCGGGAGAGATGCAGGAATCCACTGTCGTCCGGGAGGGGACGTGTATTGGTCCGAGCAGGGAGGCCGCTCGGCCACATGCTCGGACGGGAGTCTTCGTTGATTCGCAACTCGTCCGAGTGAACAGGCCGCTCGGCGCCTCAACTTTCCTAGGCGgactcatgagcgtcggaaacccggccCGCGACCGAGCTATTTCTACGCCGCCTTGGGCGCGGTCGTGGCCGATCGGCCTGGTGGCATTCCGGTCGGCCACAACTTTTGGTTGACTTGGCTTTTACCTGCGTGTCATTAACCTCTATCCCGCACGGGACTCCACTTTTACTACCGGATCATAGGACTTAAGTTTTAACTTAGAGTAAATTTTGTTGGCCAGAATCTGACCAGTTAGAATTCTCTATCATCCAATCATAATACATGCATGTACatacatgtaattaatatatatatatatatatatatatatatatatatatatatatatatatatatatatatatatatgatattattaaaatatctttgtacatacatatatatatatgaattctAATTATAATCTGACCATTTAATATTACCCTTTAACTTGCTCTTCGATAGGATGTAAAAGACTAACAACACCAAAGCCCTCTACCACTTCATTTTTTTGACACTCAAGAAGGCCCAAAGAATGTTGACTTACACTTGCACTGACAACACATATTTTCTGATGTCCTTCCACTTAGAGATCTTCAGATCCAACATTGCAAGTCAAGGCGAATAAATGTCCAGTGGTGCAGCTTCCAGTTTGGTCAACTCCTCCAACCTCCATTCAAAAACCACGGCCAAACATAGTCAAAAACACTCTCCTCGAGCCGACGACCCGACTTATCCGATCCGGCGAACCAGGCCCAACAACGCCCAATCCCACCGTGTCCGAGGCATTGACTGGCGGTTCCCGAAGAGAGAGACGGCAAATGTGGCAGATTCCGCGGACCGAACCGGAAATCCGGTCGGCCGGGAGCGAAGCCCGACCCGGACAGCGCTGGCGTCAcccttctctccctttcctcGGGAGCCGGCGCCTCGTGTCCCTGCCTGTTTATTGGATCCTCAAACGCACCCAGTCGCGCGCGTTGCCTGTCTTCGCCAAATCTTcgtgtttgtttaattaattaattaaggcaCTGAAAGCAATGCGGTAATAGTGCTTAACAGgaatctaaaatttaattaatgcTTTCTTGCTTCATGTGCCATGATATAAATGGCGACGTCGATCTCCATTCGAGCGATCACGAGGGGACTTCCAGCGGAGGCCCGGACCGGCGGGCCACACAAGACGGCGCCAACATTGCGCGACGCTGACCTGTCTCTCACGTGCGCCTCCATTATTTTAACCCACCCGACCCGACCGGCCCGGCCCGGCCGGTCAAAACCCCACTCGGTAAACACGCAATCCCTAATATTTAATATtaacattaatattaatattaaactaAACTCGtacttaatattattattttttcaatcccGAGATATGCATTAATCCATTTCCTACCCCCACGCATGCGGCGCGGGGGATGGCAATTTCTTTAAACTTAGggaacaaattatttttttattatttaaaattatattcgAAATGCACCTAGAATTTGACTATCATCATCAAATATTTAACACCTTCACGTAATCCATTGTTTGATCTCAAATTCTCAACCTGATTAAACCATTGGATTATTGTCAGTTTGGcacataattatattttattttacaaaaaaagGAGCATCAAACAAGCCACCGAGGGTGTGGATTCTTGCAAAACCAGGTTGCCTTGCGTGTGATCTACACTGTCTTGTGCAGCAGTCGGCAACAACAGTGACTTGGTGGTGACTGGCAATTAGATTAATCAAATGGTTAGAAGGCAATCATACTCTGGAGTACAGAAAACTCAACCACCTAGCCAATTTGTACTATATAATTAAGAAACAATTCAGTGGTCAGCATCTTAACTGGGTAGATATTATTACATTGTCAACAATCCCTGCACTAGTGTGCAATCGAAGCACCTTGAGGTgtacatttgtttttttttctaaagtaAACTAAGTCATGGAATTGCCACATGAGCAAAGAGGAGAATCCTGGCATCTGCTCGACTTGTTTTTTTCCCACACACGACGAACAGACAGAGATTCAACGGGATCGCTTCGTGCAGCTCTGGAGAGTTTTGTGAATCAACTGCAGCACTGCAAGTTTGCGTTGAGTGGTCCAGGTACTACCAATCTGAAAAGAAACGTGCAAAATGACAAATATAATCAATCGGATAGTGGCTTGGTTCTGGTTGAGTGAGTATTTCCATAACAACTCTAATGCCATTGGGattcaagataaaaaaatttgatatttaCACAAGTGCACACATTATGATAGCTATTAAAGATCATGTTAATAAGCTAATGTGGTGCACAATCTCTCATTATGGAATTGAAATGGTGGATAAGACAACCTTCATTAAAGGTAAATTAACTCGATTAGAAAAGACTTCACAAAGTAGCAGTAACACGAGGTTTATTATTTACATATAACGTTACAGAAACTTTCCAACCTTCCAATGTTGTCGCTGCCTGAATCTGTCAATATTGTGAGCCTTCTTGCTGCTTTCATGAAGTCACTGCAATAATATGATAAGAAGATCAACACAAACCAGCTTAGGCTAGAAACACATATACAATCCTTGAGGAAACAAACACAGTTGCCACATAAAAGCAGACTAAATGTAGCGTCAATAGGAATCTCCAACAGATTAACAAATGTGTAATGCGCAGTCTCATAAAACTATAGAAATAAGTGGTAACCAATTAGATAATCAGCTCTATGATAGTAGGGGAAACAAATGCCACTTCAAGCACAAACTGGAGAATTTGACAAGGCTAACTAATCTAGTAAAGAAGCTTATTCAAAATCAACTATAAGCTTCTTAAATAGATGCACAGAAGAACAATGAGCAAAAGTCAGAAATTTGTAACCGAATTAGAAAACCTTCAAGTTGATAAAGCTATTGGAAAGTATTACCGAGAGAAATAAAAGACATTCTAAAACGTTGACTCATCTGGGACTAAGCCCATGCTACTAACCTGAAGGGTTCATCTCCTGTGTGTTTAACTGCACCAGCAGCGTCCTTGTAAATCACATGGCTCATCATCTCAGTTTTTTCAATTCCAAACATATCAGCCAGCCTTCCATAAAGTTCTTCGTACGAACCAAATATGGAAAGATCAAGGGTGCGGCCGACATCGTCTGACTCAATGAAAACCTTGCAATGCCCAGTTTTCAGGCCAAGCTCTGACACACGATGGTCTTTGTACCATTGGAATCCATCACAGGATGAATTGACAGGAACCACATTCTTATTTGTAGCAAAGTCATTACTATCTGATGCATTCGACGATTTCTCTATATTCTGATCAGAACTGTTTACGGTGGCCTTAGGTGACACAATTTCTCCTGAGTTGCTCAGAGATATCTGCTCCTCAGTCAGTATTGGCTGCCCAAAAAGCACTAGTTGTGGAGGTTTAGTGTTCAAGGAGCTTCTTGTGCTCTTGGAATTATTTCCAATCGTTAGCAAACAAGAGATATTGTTGTCAGTGGCAGGAGTATTAACAATGAGTCCAGTCGAAATTCTAGGAACTGAGGTGGTGCGATCAAGGTGGTGAAATCCAGCATGGAATAATCCTGTCTGCAGTTTGTTAATGTGGAGATCTGATAAAGATATACCAAATTGGGCATGCCTGGCTCCCTGTATGCCTGCAGGGGTACTGTCTCGGAAACAGCATAAAGGACTTGTGCTGTGACCAAAAGAGTTCCCGGGGTACATGGGTGTTGAAAGTTGGCCCTCTAGAGGAAAATCAGGATGTTGGGGAATGCGGAGCTTTTTCCTTGGAGAGAAAGGTGCCAGATGAATGGAAGGCATGTTTGAGACCAGTTCAACCAACCATGGGTTTACACGGTTTACATTTTGTAACAAATCTGGTTCATCCCATGTCACCTGCAAGCCAATGTGAATGGCGGTGAGCATCTAAGAAAAATGGTAAAAGCATTTACAGCTGAGAACATAATAGAAAACATGGAGAAGTTGCAAGCTATCAGACAAGTCAATTCAAATACTTAAAATTAAGACAAACACTTGGACCAAAGATGATGATGGATCAATTCTCCATCCAGAAGAAACAAGTTGTAGTGAAGAAAAACTATGTGCATACTATatgaaacaaaaaacaaaaacttAGGAAAGCATAATATGTTTTATTGAAACTTGGGCATCTCAATTTTCGGAAATTTAAATATAGATTGCATGAGAAAGTGGATTGTTATTTTACTTCGAGTCTTTCATTTTAATGAGATCATCTAACCAAGGACTAACTACCTATTAGGAAGCATAAGATAAATCCTGAAATTCAAATAGCAATCATGCATTTTGAAAGGAGAGAATGAAAACAAAAGTATACAACTATCAATCAGCTTCGGGTACAGTGTACAAGTAAAACCATTGCCTAGCCTTTCATGCATCACACGGAAATGAATTTCCAGAACATATTGAAACTACAAATAATATTTGTCACAGAGGATAAAGATTCAGAACACAAAACTGTCAAGCATGAAAGCTATGAAAATGTGGTAACAAAAGATGAAAGTTCATCGATCATATTAAACCACTAAAAAACAAACTTGTCAATATGTATGCCTACAAAGGGTTCATACTCATTGCATAAGAAGGTTACCTGTAGAAGTCTCCAAAGCGAATTAGGCCATCGTATGGGATCTACAATCTGAACAGCAGATATAGATCCCATGAACCAACTAATCCTAGAAGAATCCTCAGTTTCAAAGGCCATCTTAAATCTCATACCAGGACACCACT
This window of the Zingiber officinale cultivar Zhangliang chromosome 3B, Zo_v1.1, whole genome shotgun sequence genome carries:
- the LOC122055628 gene encoding auxin response factor 18-like: MLTFDNLMKESSMKQTDKCLDSQLWHACAGGMVQMPVVNSKVYYFPQGHAEHAQEFSEFGNSQRIPPLIPCRVTAVKFMADSDTDEVFAKICMVPLRPNESDYAEDDDLGLGINGVDSQEKPASFAKTLTQSDANNGGGFSVPRYCAETIFPRLDYSAEPPVQTVLAKDVHGVIWKFRHIYRGTPRRHLLTTGWSTFVNQKKLVAGDSIVFLRTEKGDLCVGIRRAKRGGIGGGSEIHSGWNPPNGSSASNYGGFSIFLREDEGKLMRGNVNSGGMRMSGRVRTDSVTEAATLAASGQPFEVVYYPRASTPEFCVKAASVKAAMRIQWCPGMRFKMAFETEDSSRISWFMGSISAVQIVDPIRWPNSLWRLLQVTWDEPDLLQNVNRVNPWLVELVSNMPSIHLAPFSPRKKLRIPQHPDFPLEGQLSTPMYPGNSFGHSTSPLCCFRDSTPAGIQGARHAQFGISLSDLHINKLQTGLFHAGFHHLDRTTSVPRISTGLIVNTPATDNNISCLLTIGNNSKSTRSSLNTKPPQLVLFGQPILTEEQISLSNSGEIVSPKATVNSSDQNIEKSSNASDSNDFATNKNVVPVNSSCDGFQWYKDHRVSELGLKTGHCKVFIESDDVGRTLDLSIFGSYEELYGRLADMFGIEKTEMMSHVIYKDAAGAVKHTGDEPFSDFMKAARRLTILTDSGSDNIGRLVVPGPLNANLQCCS